A genomic region of Caloenas nicobarica isolate bCalNic1 chromosome 9, bCalNic1.hap1, whole genome shotgun sequence contains the following coding sequences:
- the LOC135991932 gene encoding histamine H3 receptor-like gives MGQDVPWLNRSGGPRAGDDGCAAGGLRGPFPAGAAALLAALMGLLVLVTVLGNALVIVAFAVERSLRTQGNFFFLNLAIADLLVGGFCIPLYIPYVLTGEWRLGRGLCKLWLVVDYLVCTASVFNIVLISLDRFISVTRAVSYRAQKGMTRNAVLKMITVWIAAFLLYGPAILSWEYIAQKSILPEGECHAEFFYNWYFLMIASTIEFFTPFITVTYFNLSIYLNIRKRTSLRNENLSPGQEDCEMSFQGEKKEHTIFVVKPANRHKCKMRANSLSPPKKASRLSLRKLDNQSLNLNVSQELPPLEVEVETRPQRNSFYKATESVCNTSSRADIANAVANRFRLSRDKRIAKSLAIIVCVFGLCWAPYTLLMIIRAACHGHCVQHSLYETSFWLLWVNSAINPVLYPLCHVSFRKAFLKLLCPGKAKIHPHIFM, from the exons ATGGGGCAGGACGTGCCGTGGCTCAACCGCTCCGGCGGCCCGCGGGCGGGGGACGATGGCTGCGCGGCGGGCGGGCTGCGCGGCCCCTTCCCCGCCGGCGCCGCCGCGCTGCTGGCCGCGCTCatggggctgctggtgctggtcACCGTGCTGGGCAATGCCCTGGTCATTGTGGCGTTCGCGGTGGAGCGGAGCCTCCGCACGCAGGGCAACTTCTTCTTCCTCAACTTGGCCATCGCCGACCTGCTGGTGG GCGGCTTCTGCATCCCCCTCTACATCCCCTACGTGCTGACCGGCGAGTGGAGGCTCGGCAGGGGCTTGTGCAAGCTGTGGCTGGTGGTGGACTACCTGGTGTGCACTGCCTCCGTCTTCAACATCGTCCTCATCAGCTTGGACAGGTTCATCTCTGTCACCCGAGCG gtCAGTTACAGGGCTCAGAAAGGGATGACCAGAAATGCAGTACTGAAGATGATCACAGTATGgattgctgcttttcttctctacGGTCCAGCCATTCTCAGTTGGGAGTATATTGCTCAAAAAAGCATCCTCCCTGAAGGAGAATGTCATGCAGAATTCTTCTACAATTGGTATTTCCTAATGATTGCCTCTACTATTGAATTCTTTACACCTTTCATCACTGTTACATACTTTAACTTAAGTATTTACCTCAACATCAGGAAACGTACCTCCCTCAGAAACGAAAACCTATCACCTGGTCAAGAGGACTGTGAAATGAGTTTCCAGGGCGAAAAAAAGGAACACACCATATTTGTAGTAAAACCTGCAAACAGACACAAATGTAAGATGAGAGCCAACAGCCTTTCTCCCCCCAAAAAGGCGTCGAGGCTCAGTCTGCGTAAACTTGACAATCAGTCATTAAATTTGAATGTCAGTCAAGAGCTTCCGCCACTTGAGGTGGAAGTGGAGACCAGGCCTCAGCGGAATAGTTTTTACAAAGCTACGGAAAGCGTGTGCAACACCTCCAGCAGAGCAGACATTGCTAACGCTGTGGCAAATAGATTTAGACTTTCTCGAGACAAAAGAATAGCAAAGTCTTTAGCAATTATTGtctgtgtgtttggtttgtgttgggCTCCGTATACACTCCTGATGATCATCAGAGCAGCTTGCCATGGGCACTGCGTGCAGCATTCACTCTACGAGACTTCATTTTGGCTGCTGTGGGTGAATTCAGCCATTAACCCTGTTCTATACCCGCTGTGCCATGTGAGCTTTAGGAAAGCCTTTCTAAAACTCCTGTGTCCAGGAAAAGCCAAAATTCATCCTCatatttttatgtga